One genomic window of Elaeis guineensis isolate ETL-2024a chromosome 2, EG11, whole genome shotgun sequence includes the following:
- the LOC140855884 gene encoding probable magnesium transporter NIPA9: MQMQSEVVEEIIFGLESGILFGMASVISKMGFLFSEQGFSKVVVPVCISISICCSATGFVYQTRGLKHGRAIVVSTCAAVASILTGVLAGMLALGEDMPSASVARLSLLLGWSFITAGVIVLVCSTRLMGVLPRPIRHILRSNLERHHNLRRSGSLRVKDTSPPSAVIHASTLHHLITSPAKEKA; this comes from the exons ATGCAGATGCAATCTGAAGTTGTCGAGGAGATCATATTTGGCTTGGAATCAGGCATTCTATTTGG GATGGCATCCGTAATATCAAAAATGGGATTTTTGTTCTCAGAGCAGGGCTTCTCTAAGGTTGTGGTTCCTGTATGTATTTCAATCAGTATATGCTGTAGTGCCACTGGATTTGTTTATCAG ACCCGAGGGCTAAAGCATGGGAGGGCTATTGTGGTATCTACATGTGCAGCTGTGGCATCTATTTTGACTGGCGTACTAGCTGGTATGCTTGCCCTGGGTGAAGACATGCCTTCAGCATCTGTTGCTCGTCTCTCTCTCTTGCTTGGATG GTCCTTTATCACTGCTGGGGTAATTGTTCTTGTATGCTCAACTCGGCTGATGGGAGTTCTACCTAGGCCTATTCGACACATTTTGAGAAGTAACCTTGAGAGGCATCACAATCTTAGGCGGTCTGGCTCATTACGGGTTAAAGATACAAGCCCACCAAGTGCAGTTATCCATGCATCAACGTTGCATCATCTGATAACATCCCCGGCAAAAGAAAAGGCCTAG